The Engystomops pustulosus chromosome 4, aEngPut4.maternal, whole genome shotgun sequence genome contains a region encoding:
- the EIF3J gene encoding eukaryotic translation initiation factor 3 subunit J isoform X2 — MKRKMLRITGMMRRKRKINKSLKKIEQKVPDKKKLQEKIKEKEKASKKKQEELKKRLEEPEEPVNLSPEEQLAEKLRLKKLQEDADLELAKEAFGVGSGTGIDAMNPSSREDFTEFGKLLKEKITQYEKSLHYPTFLETLVREICISLELEDLKKISNSLTVLCSEKQKQEKQNKAKKKKKGVVPGGGLKANMKNDLADYGNADDEYGREFEDFM, encoded by the exons ATGAAGAGGAAGATGTTAAG GATAACTGGGATGATGAGGAGGAAGCGGAAAATAAACAAGAGCCTCAAAAAA ATAGAACAGAAAGTTCCTGATAAGAAAAAATTACaggaaaaaataaaagaaaaagaaaaggctTCTAAAAAGAAACAAGAAGAACTTAAAAAGAGG TTAGAGGAGCCTGAAGAACCTGTAAACTTGTCACCAGAGGAACAACTAGCAGAAAAGCTCAGGCTAAAAAAGCTACAAGAAGATGCAGATCTAGAGTTGGCTAAAGAAGCTTTTG GTGTAGGAAGTGGTACTGGAATCGATGCCATGAATCCGTCATCAAGAGAGGACTTCACAGAATTTGGCAAACTGCTGAAGGAAAAGATCACACAGTATGAGAAATCCCTACACTACCCCACCTTCTTAGAAACACTTGTGAGAGAGATCTGTATTTCAC tggagCTTGAAGACCTGAAGAAGATATCCAATTCCTTAACAGTTCTCTGCAGTGAAAAACAGAAGCAAGAAAAA caAAATAAagccaagaagaagaagaaaggagTGGTTCCTGGGGGAGGTCTGAAGGCCAACATGAAGAATGACCTGGCTGACTACGGCAACGCCGACGATGAATATGGAAGGGAGTTTGAGGATTTCATGTGA
- the EIF3J gene encoding eukaryotic translation initiation factor 3 subunit J isoform X1, whose translation MAETDSWEAEDFEPEEPVPKGGPITVKDRWEGEDEEEDVKDNWDDEEEAENKQEPQKIEQKVPDKKKLQEKIKEKEKASKKKQEELKKRLEEPEEPVNLSPEEQLAEKLRLKKLQEDADLELAKEAFGVGSGTGIDAMNPSSREDFTEFGKLLKEKITQYEKSLHYPTFLETLVREICISLELEDLKKISNSLTVLCSEKQKQEKQNKAKKKKKGVVPGGGLKANMKNDLADYGNADDEYGREFEDFM comes from the exons ATGGCGGAGACCGACAGCTGGG AGGCAGAAGACTTTGAGCCGGAAGAACCTGTTCCAAAAGGTGGTCCAATAACCGTAAAGGATCGCTGGGAGGGAGAAGATGAAGAGGAAGATGTTAAG GATAACTGGGATGATGAGGAGGAAGCGGAAAATAAACAAGAGCCTCAAAAAATAG AACAGAAAGTTCCTGATAAGAAAAAATTACaggaaaaaataaaagaaaaagaaaaggctTCTAAAAAGAAACAAGAAGAACTTAAAAAGAGG TTAGAGGAGCCTGAAGAACCTGTAAACTTGTCACCAGAGGAACAACTAGCAGAAAAGCTCAGGCTAAAAAAGCTACAAGAAGATGCAGATCTAGAGTTGGCTAAAGAAGCTTTTG GTGTAGGAAGTGGTACTGGAATCGATGCCATGAATCCGTCATCAAGAGAGGACTTCACAGAATTTGGCAAACTGCTGAAGGAAAAGATCACACAGTATGAGAAATCCCTACACTACCCCACCTTCTTAGAAACACTTGTGAGAGAGATCTGTATTTCAC tggagCTTGAAGACCTGAAGAAGATATCCAATTCCTTAACAGTTCTCTGCAGTGAAAAACAGAAGCAAGAAAAA caAAATAAagccaagaagaagaagaaaggagTGGTTCCTGGGGGAGGTCTGAAGGCCAACATGAAGAATGACCTGGCTGACTACGGCAACGCCGACGATGAATATGGAAGGGAGTTTGAGGATTTCATGTGA